In Hevea brasiliensis isolate MT/VB/25A 57/8 chromosome 13, ASM3005281v1, whole genome shotgun sequence, a single genomic region encodes these proteins:
- the LOC110634019 gene encoding uncharacterized protein LOC110634019 isoform X5, which yields MFLIILFRTVKQEKQHAHEVHCSRERSRAAWNIVEEYLMPFVERENYQISSKCRLHPDNDLFRDQEQHKIHVDINEWKCGYCKKSFRAEKYIDQHFDSRHYNLLNVSEGKCLADLCGALHCDFVMNSKSPKTKCNPAAVAKNRHLCESLADTCFPLNQGRSASHLHEANKCYLPCFVNTDFDAAASFLSYCLFVSKRNEAGNTKSETNHSSRTKDKAIIVNWHSYMSSSSGLSRLVNVKRTQLKVTG from the exons ATGTTTCTCATAATTTTGTTTAGAACTGTTAAGCAAGAAAAACAGCACGCACATGAAGTACATTGTTCTAGAGAAAGAAGTAGGGCTGCATGGAACATTGTAGAGGAG TATTTGATGCCATTTGTTGAACGGGAAAATTACCAGATTTCTAGTAAATGTAGACTTCATCCTGACAATGATCTCTTCAGGGATCAAGAGCAGCATAAAATTCACGTGGACATAAATGAATGGAAGTGTGGATATTGTAAGAAGAGCTTCCGCGCTGAAAAATATATTGATCAGCATTTTGACAGCAGGCACTACAATCTTCTGAATGTT AGCGAGGGCAAGTGCTTGGCTGATTTATGTGGTGCATTGCATTGTGATTTTGTGATGAATTCCAAATCACCAAAGACAAAATGCAATCCTGCAGCTGTTGCGAAAAATCGCCATCTTTGTGAG AGTCTTGCAGATACCTGTTTTCCTCTTAATCAAGGTCGTTCAGCAAGCCACCTGCATG AAGCAAACAAGTGTTATCTACCTTGCTTTGTCAATACTGACTTTGATGCTGCTGCCTCTTTTTTATCTTATTGTTTATTTGTATCAAAG AGAAATGAGGCAGGGAACACAAAATCTGAGACGAATCACTCGAGTCGGACAAAAGACAAAGCCATCATAGTTAACTG GCATTCTTACATGTCCTCCTCCTCCGGACTATCACGTCTTGTAAATGTAAAGAGGACTCAGTTGAAGGTTACAGGTTGA